One uncultured Carboxylicivirga sp. genomic window, TTACACCTGCAATTCTCTTTGGATCTATCTGCTTCATCACACCTTGAGAACATTCACATAACTTGCCCCATAATTTATTTAAATCCCAAATCCTTCCACCTGACCAATAGGGATCAGCATCCGTTTCATTCGACCTTGACTTAGATGCCAGTATTTTCCCATAAATATCCATTGCTATGACTCGCAGATTGGTTGCTCCGCAATCAAATACTATGGCAATATCTTTACGTTCCATACAAGTAAAATTAAGTAATCCCCGAGTCATCATAAAAAAATCAGACCCGGGAATCAACTGAGAGATAGATTAAATGCCATAGAGTGGGCCGTAAGTATTACAAGCCCTGTAATCTGCTCCTTCCTTATCTTCACCAAAAGAAGCCCAGGCGCTTGGCCTGAAAATATCATTGTCGTCAATATTGTGCATGCAAACAGGAATACGTAACATGGAAGCAAGCGTAATCATATCAGCACCAATATGCCCGTAACTGATGGCACCATGGTTAGCTCCCCAGTTTGCCATTACAGAATATACATCTTCAAAAGCACCAGTACCATTGGTACGAGGCACAAACCAGGTTGTTGGCCAGGTTGGATCTGTACGCTCATCAAGAACCTTATGAATATCATCGGGTAATTCAACCGTCCAACCTTCTGCTATCTGTAATACCGGCCCCTGACCTTTAACCAGATTAATACGGCTCATGGTTACAGGCATCTCTCCTGCCGTTTTAAACAGGGAAGAAAACCCTCCACCTCTGAAATACTCGCGATTAGCTGGAGGCCATATAGTATTCTGCAGACAAGCTTTTACTTCATCTTCTGAAATATCCCAGAATGGTTTCATTGCTGGTTTTCCTTCAGCATCTTTTTGCTGAGCAGTTGCATCCAGAGTAGTTGAACCCGAATTAATCAAATGTATAATACCATTTTTAGCCTTACCTGTTAGTTCATTACCTGTAACTCGCTTTACTGCTTCGGGACTCCAATACGTTCGCACATCAGAAAATATCTGAGAAGTATTCGTTAATAAATGACCAAATAACATGACAACACCATTCAAACTATCGTTTTCAGTGGCTAAAACAAAGGCCTCACGAATACCATTCCAATCAAACGATGAATTTAAGATAGCCTCAGTAAAATCAGCGTTCGGCTGATAGTCGGTCCATTGACGCTGTCCCTGAAAACCTCCAAGAATAGCATTCCGACCAAGGCCTTCTTCACGATATCCCATTTCAATCAGTTTAGGGTTACCTATCATCATATCCCGACAAATCAAAGTCATCTTCACCACGGTTTCCCATTCATGATCTTTACGTATTCTATCCGCCTGAATTTCAGGCTTATTTCTATCATCACCTTCTTTGCAATTTTCCTTTGTCCAATGCAATGCCTTTTCAAACTCAACTTTGTCATATATTCCTTCATCAATCCGACGAAGAATTTCTGTACTATCAACAAATTCAGTTCTTATACCCAGATAATCCTGAAAGAAATCTGAGTTCACCATTGATCCGGCTATTCCCATCGAGCTATAACCAATTGATAAATATGATTTACCGTTCATTTGGGCAACTGCTAAAGCTGCTTTTACAAAACGAAGAATTTTAACCTTTACATCATTCGGGATGGTTGTATCACCTGCATCCTGCACATCACGTCCATAAATTCCAAAAGCCGGCAATCCTTTTTGAGTATAACCGGCTAAAGCAGCTGCCAGATAAACAGCTCCGGGTCGTTCTGTTCCGTTAAAACCCCATATTGCTTTTGGAATCAAGGGATCTGTATCCATCACCTCAGTGCCATAGCACCAACATGGAGTAACCGTAAGTGATACCCCAACCCCTTCTTTTTTAAATTTGGCTGCACACATAGCTGCTTCAGCAACACCTCCAATACAGGTATCAGCAATAACACACTCAACTTTTTCTCCGCCTGGTAATCTTAAATTGGATTTAATGAAAGTTGCAGCAGCTTTTGCTAAATTCATAACCTGCTGTTCTAATGATTCTCTAACCCCTCTTTCTCTTCCATCAATAACTGGTCGAATACCAACTTTGGGTACATCGCCTATTAATCTGTTTGCCATTTCACTTGTATTTAGATTGTAACTGATATGGTCAAAAATCACGTTTACCCATAAAAAATAAAATATCCAATATTTGTATATTTGTATCTATTTGAAACATTCAGCAAATGAAAAACTCCCTTCATCTTCCATACAAAGGCGATCCATCCGACATTCTACAATACTTTCCTAAATACAATCTGCAAATACATTGTTGTCGATATTGGTGGTTGGAAAGATGGCAATACAGAGAGTTATCCTTTCCATACTGGAGAATTTATTACAATAATAAAAAAGGAGCTTTTATTACATCTGGAGATAAAACCATCGAATTACTTCCCAATAAAATTTATCTGATTGCACCAAACACATCCTATTCCACGCATTTGTTTAATCATAAAATACCAATAAAAGGTTACGATTTAAAAGGTGGTAGAATTACCTCAGAATACAGATCAACAAACCCAAATACATCCCTTTTTATAGAACATTTGTATATTCATTTTAACATTGGTTTCCCATACGATAATATTTCACCCAGTATCTTAACCTTTGATATTAGCACGCATTTAATGAATAAGATTAATGCCATAACGAAACACCTCGGTATTGATAATAAAGAATTTAGTTTCTCCACCTTACTAACCATTCAATCATTAATAATTGATTTACTTGCAGAAGTAAATACAAAACAATGGGAATTACCCACTGGAAATCACCACATTCTTGAATCTCTTAACTTTATCGAGAATAATATTCATAACCAATTAAGTAATCGTACATTGAGCGAAAAATGCAGGTTAGCAACTAATACATTCACTCGATTATTCAAGCAAGAGACAGGAATGTCTCCACAAAACTATGTGAGACAAAAAAGAATTGATACCGCTTGTATACTTCTGCATCACTCTGATGAAAGCATTGATGAAATTGCAACCAAAACAGGTTTTACAAACAGATATCATTTCACAAGAATATTTAAACAAGTAACCGGGATCTCACCGGCTAAATACAGAAAAGAATTTAAGATCAACTAAGCGTAAGCCTAAGACAATCTTCAATATTTACTTATCTTAGCACTTCTGTTAACCCTACTCTATCATTATTATTTTTAGACTTTATTAAAATGCAATATCTTCTTTCTTTACCGGAGAATTTGGTTTCTGTTTTTCATGATATTACAAAGCATTCAGTTGAAAACTGGTTTGTTGCATCCGACCCAGAGGGCACAAAAATTGGTTCGGGTGGTGGAACAGCACACCTGATAGCGGAACATATTAAAACCCGGAAAGATGCAAATCTTGGGAACTACCTCAAACAGGAAAAGAAGATAATTATACATGCGGGAGGACAAAGCAGACGATTACCCGCATATGCTCCGGCAGGTAAGGTATTATCTCCCATACCTGTCTTCAGATGGAGTCGTGGACAAAGTCTGGATCAGACTTTGTTGGATTTACAAACCCCGCTTCTTGATAAAATGATGGAAGCATCCAATAAAAACCAAAACACTTTAATTGCCAGTGGTGATGTAATGATTTTGGCTGATGACCTGCCCTTTGAATTACCCAATGTAGATGTAGTTTGTCTGGGCATTTGGGTTGATCAACATCTGGCATCGCGCCATGGTGTTTTTTTCACCCCCCGAAACAATCCGCAACAGCTGGATTTTATGCTTCAGAAACCATCTCACAAAGATATTGAAGATTTAACAGGAAGCCATCTTTTTATGATGGATATTGGCGTTTGGATTTTGAGTGACCGAGCTGTTGAATTATTGATGAAGAAAAGCGGCTGGACCGGGAAAGGATTTGTAAACGACATTCCAAACTTCTATGATTTATACAGTTCGTTTGGAACCTGTTTAGGGGATCATCCCACACAAAACGACACTGAAATAAATGAATTATCGGTTGCTATTCTACCACTTGATAAAGGAGAATTCTACCACTTTGGAACTTCGCGCGAATTAATTTCATCAACCGAAAAAATTCAAAATCGTGTTCAGGATCAACGCAACATCTGGCACAATAAAGTAAAAGCACATCCTTCGCTTTTTGTACAAAATGCACTGACGGAGATCAGCTGGAACAAAGAGCATAAAAATATATGGATCGAAAATAGTCATATCCCATCTGGATGGAATCTTCATCATAATCATGTTTTAACCGGAATATCTGAAAACAACTGGAATATTGATATTCCTGCCGGAGTCTGCATTGACATTGTTCCGGTAGGCGATGAACTGTTGTGTATTCGTCCATATGGTATTGATGATGCATTCAGAGGTGATTTATCTGATACGTCAACTTTATGGATGGGCCAACCTTTCAGTCAATGGTTAGAAGAGCGAAACCTGACATTCAGTGATATAAACTTTGGAAAAACAACAGATCTTCAGTCTGCCAATATTTTCCCATTAATTAAGTCAGATGAAATTAGTGAGCATCTGATTAACTGGATGATTAACTCATCGAAGGACGAAGATATAAAGCAATTATGGTTACAATCAGAACGCTTATCTGCTGATATGATTAGTTCAAGGGCAAATCTTGCTAGAGCAGACAAACAACGCAGACTTTTCAGAAAAGAAAATCTCAAATTTTTAGCAAAGAATTACTCAAAAAGTGTGTTCTATCAGGCAGACTTAAAAAGAACAGCTAAGGAGTTTGCGTTACATAACCTTGATGTACCAAACATATGTGCAGAAACAACATCTATGATGATTCGTTTTTCTGACTATATGTTTCGATCAGAAGTAAAAAAGAATAAAGGACTGGAATATGAAAAAGATGAGCACCTTGCTTTTAAAATTCTTCAAAACGTCATAAAAGATTCATCAACATCTAAGGTAATCCCACAGCTAAATATATATTCCGATCAGATTATTTGGGGCCGCAGCCCTGCTCGTTTGGATCTGGCAGGAGGATGGGCTGACACTCCACCTTTCTGTATGCAGTTTGGAGGAAGTGTTATGAATCTGGCAGTTGAATTAAATGAACAACCTCCAATACAAGCATACATTCGATTGTCATCAGAGAAAAAAATTACTCTTAGATCCATTGATAATGGAGTGTCTGAAGTTATAACAACGTATGAAGATCTGGCTGAATATAATGCTGTAGGATCTGCTTTCTCCATTCCTAAAGCAGCTTTAAGTCTTGCTGGTTTTCACCCGGATTTTTGTGCACTCAAATATAAAAGCCTTGAAGATCAACTGAGCGACTTTGGAGGAGGCTTTGAAATATCGATGTTGGCAGCCATACCGAAAGGGTCTGGATTGGGAACAAGTTCCATTTTGGCAGCCACTCTTTTAGGCACTTTAGCCGATTTTGCAAGCTTATCGTGGGACCATCAAACCATTTGTCACCGCACACTTATCTTGGAACAATTACTAACAACTGGTG contains:
- a CDS encoding L-fucose isomerase, encoding MANRLIGDVPKVGIRPVIDGRERGVRESLEQQVMNLAKAAATFIKSNLRLPGGEKVECVIADTCIGGVAEAAMCAAKFKKEGVGVSLTVTPCWCYGTEVMDTDPLIPKAIWGFNGTERPGAVYLAAALAGYTQKGLPAFGIYGRDVQDAGDTTIPNDVKVKILRFVKAALAVAQMNGKSYLSIGYSSMGIAGSMVNSDFFQDYLGIRTEFVDSTEILRRIDEGIYDKVEFEKALHWTKENCKEGDDRNKPEIQADRIRKDHEWETVVKMTLICRDMMIGNPKLIEMGYREEGLGRNAILGGFQGQRQWTDYQPNADFTEAILNSSFDWNGIREAFVLATENDSLNGVVMLFGHLLTNTSQIFSDVRTYWSPEAVKRVTGNELTGKAKNGIIHLINSGSTTLDATAQQKDAEGKPAMKPFWDISEDEVKACLQNTIWPPANREYFRGGGFSSLFKTAGEMPVTMSRINLVKGQGPVLQIAEGWTVELPDDIHKVLDERTDPTWPTTWFVPRTNGTGAFEDVYSVMANWGANHGAISYGHIGADMITLASMLRIPVCMHNIDDNDIFRPSAWASFGEDKEGADYRACNTYGPLYGI
- a CDS encoding AraC family transcriptional regulator, whose translation is MKNSLHLPYKGDPSDILQYFPKYNLQIHCCRYWWLERWQYRELSFPYWRIYYNNKKGAFITSGDKTIELLPNKIYLIAPNTSYSTHLFNHKIPIKGYDLKGGRITSEYRSTNPNTSLFIEHLYIHFNIGFPYDNISPSILTFDISTHLMNKINAITKHLGIDNKEFSFSTLLTIQSLIIDLLAEVNTKQWELPTGNHHILESLNFIENNIHNQLSNRTLSEKCRLATNTFTRLFKQETGMSPQNYVRQKRIDTACILLHHSDESIDEIATKTGFTNRYHFTRIFKQVTGISPAKYRKEFKIN
- a CDS encoding bifunctional fucokinase/fucose-1-phosphate guanylyltransferase; translation: MQYLLSLPENLVSVFHDITKHSVENWFVASDPEGTKIGSGGGTAHLIAEHIKTRKDANLGNYLKQEKKIIIHAGGQSRRLPAYAPAGKVLSPIPVFRWSRGQSLDQTLLDLQTPLLDKMMEASNKNQNTLIASGDVMILADDLPFELPNVDVVCLGIWVDQHLASRHGVFFTPRNNPQQLDFMLQKPSHKDIEDLTGSHLFMMDIGVWILSDRAVELLMKKSGWTGKGFVNDIPNFYDLYSSFGTCLGDHPTQNDTEINELSVAILPLDKGEFYHFGTSRELISSTEKIQNRVQDQRNIWHNKVKAHPSLFVQNALTEISWNKEHKNIWIENSHIPSGWNLHHNHVLTGISENNWNIDIPAGVCIDIVPVGDELLCIRPYGIDDAFRGDLSDTSTLWMGQPFSQWLEERNLTFSDINFGKTTDLQSANIFPLIKSDEISEHLINWMINSSKDEDIKQLWLQSERLSADMISSRANLARADKQRRLFRKENLKFLAKNYSKSVFYQADLKRTAKEFALHNLDVPNICAETTSMMIRFSDYMFRSEVKKNKGLEYEKDEHLAFKILQNVIKDSSTSKVIPQLNIYSDQIIWGRSPARLDLAGGWADTPPFCMQFGGSVMNLAVELNEQPPIQAYIRLSSEKKITLRSIDNGVSEVITTYEDLAEYNAVGSAFSIPKAALSLAGFHPDFCALKYKSLEDQLSDFGGGFEISMLAAIPKGSGLGTSSILAATLLGTLADFASLSWDHQTICHRTLILEQLLTTGGGWQDQYGGILPGVKLLESEPGTQEKMNVRWLPDQVFTGTDYKENWLLYYTGITRVAKNVLQDIVRGMFLNEGKRLQTLQEIKQHAYRTADAIQRYDFEATGKMVRHSWKLNQRLDSGVNTPEVQKIVDQIDDLAYGHKLLGAGGGGFMVICAKDPEAAARIKNTLTTNPVNDRARFVKMDISQSGFRISRS